From the genome of Cryptococcus tetragattii IND107 chromosome 6, whole genome shotgun sequence, one region includes:
- a CDS encoding 6,7-dimethyl-8-ribityllumazine synthase, which produces MLDTTVKGLPPPPTAYDGSRLRIAVVHARWNDRIISALLAGALAKLRQQGVKDENIVVKTVAGSYELPLACKKLIEAGKTQSANAAPSMLASTTNLLSLIDNTSSAQHTSAQSQTPAQSQTPSQPTASTAPFDAVIAIGCLIKGSTMHFEYICEAVSQGLMNVQLQTGTPVVFGVLTVLNDEQALVRAGVGSGEDKGHNHGEDWGLAAVELASQYKEWEKGIL; this is translated from the exons ATGCTCGACACCACCGTCAAGGGTCTCCCCCCTCCACCCACGGCATACGACGGCTCGCGCCTCAGGATCGCCGTCGTGCATGCCAGGTGGAACGACAGGATCATCAGCGCACTCCTCGCCGGCGCACTCGCAAAGCTCAGGCAGCAGGGTGTCAAGGACGAGAACATTGTCGTCAAGACCGTCGCAGGCAGCTACGAGCTTCCGCTTGCGTGCAAGAA GCTCATCGAGGCCGGCAAGACCCAGTCCGCCAACGCCGCGCCCTCCATGCTCGcatccaccaccaaccTCCTCTCGCTCATCGACAACACCTCGTCCGCCCAGCACACGTCCGCGCAGTCCCAGACCCCGGCGCAGTCCCAGACCCCGTCTCAGCCGACCGCGTCCACCGCCCCATTTGACGCCGTCATCGCTATCGGATGCCTTATCAAGGGGTCCACCATGCACTTTGAGTACATTTGCGAAGCCGTGTCCCAGGGCTTGATGAATGTCCAGCTCCAGACGGGTACACCCGTCGTCTTTGGCGTCCTGACCGTCTTGAACGACGAGCAGGCCTTGGTCAGGGCCGGCGTCGGTAGCGGAGAAGACAAGGGGCATA ACCACGGCGAGGACTGGGGTCTGGCTGCTGTCGAGCTTGCTTCTCAGTACAAGGagtgggaaaagggaatCCTCTGA
- a CDS encoding sorting nexin-3: MPYPYQQQQPQPQPQPPYQQQPYQQQPYQYNAQQPYQPTDPYAYQQVPPQSSTAPLQSPPVQVTHSPFIRTDSSQAVSFTDMARMAGRPQTFDEMYSVPESFLEIEIRNPMTHGIGRKMYTDYEIVCMTNIPAFKLRHSAVRRRYSDFEAFRDILERESTRVNIPPLPGKVFTNRFSDEVIEQRREGLQRFLEIVAGHPLLQTGSKVLCAFLQDPAWDKSQWI, from the exons ATG CCATACCCATaccagcaacagcagccaCAGCCACAGCCACAGCCGCCGTACCAGCAGCAACCataccagcagcagccataCCAGTACAACGCTCAGCAACCATACCAACCCACTGATCCTTATGCGTACCAGCAAGTTCCACCACAGTCCTCCACCGCGCCACTTCAGAGTCCACCAG TGCAAGTCACCCATTCGCCATTTATAAGAACAGACTCGTCTCAGGCAGTGAGCTTTACCGATATGGCACGTATGGCTGGAAGACCACAAACT TTTGATGAAATGTACTCTGTACCTGAATCATTTCTTGAGATTGAAATCCGGAATCCAATGACACACGGGATCGGGCGAAAGATGTACACCGACTATGAGATTGTCTGCATG ACCAACATTCCTGCATTCAAGCTACGTCATTCGGCTGTTCGACGTCGATACTCTGACTTTGAGGCGTTTCGCGATATCCttgaaagggaaagtaCGAGGGTCAACATCCCTCCCCTGCCGGGCAAG GTGTTCACCAACCGTTTTTCGGATGAAGTGATTGAGCAACGGCGTGAAGGGCTACAGAGATTTTTGGAGATTGTGGCTGGACACCCATTGTTACAGACGGGCAGTAAAGTGCTCTGCGCGTTTCTCCAAG ACCCCGCATGGGACAAGTCGCAGTGGATTTAA